The following is a genomic window from Sporosarcina jeotgali.
CGATTGGGTACAATAAGATCGATTTTAATTTGTTCTACGGATTCATTTACCATAGGTTCCGCCTCTTCTATCGGGGGGAGTTCTTTTTCTCCATTCCCAAAAAAACGTGAAAACGTATTTTTCATTCCAGACACCACCTTTTTAAGACTATCCTCTGTTGTGAACACATTCAGTCGCTGCAGAGAGGATGATTTCTATCCGTCATTAGTTCAACTTCTTTTCCATTGAAACAGTTGACGGCAGTCCACTTCCTTTGAATTGGACTGAAAACCTATGTAAGAAAGAGAGCAATTCACTCACTCTCTTTCTTTCTGGCCTACAATGTTCCACGTGAAACAGTTCAACAGATTGGCGTCTTATTTGGCATGCCCGGTTTTCGTGGATACTTTTTAGGAGTTTTTTTAACTTTAGAGAATACAAATACAGTCCGTTCACTCTCTTCAAGCGGAAGAGAGAATGTATGTTTATCTTCTAACACAACGCCAAGAGTTTCAAGTGCTTTTTTTGCATCTGTCATTTCATCAGCTGCAGCAGCGCCTTTCATTGCTATGAATCGTCCTTCTACTTTCAATGCTGGGACACATAACTCTGCTAAGACACTGAGCCGTGCAACTGCTCGTGCTGTTACGATATCAAATTGTTCACGGTATAACGGGTTTTGTCCAAAGTCCTCCGCACGTGCATGCACGAAGCGTACATTTTTCAATTCCAATTCGCTTGCAAGTTCATTAAGAAAATTAATACGTTTGTTTAATGAATCCACAATTGTCACATGGAGATTCGGGAAGCAGATTTTCAACGGAATGCTTGGGAATCCTGCACCTGCTCCTACATCACAAAGTGTAAGTTCCTGCGTTAAATCCGTGAAAAACGCAGCTGAAATTGAGTCATAGAAGTGTTTTAGATAGACAGACGGAGCGTCAGTAATTGCCGTCAAATTCATCTTTTCATTCCATTCAACAAGCAGTTTGAAATATAGATTAAACTGCTCCACTTGCTTCTCAGTCAGGGATATTCCCTTCTCTCGAAGTGCTTCTATAAATTGTTCTTCGTTCACTGGGATCCACCTTTCAAAAAAGCTAATACGGACTTTATATCCGTATTAGCTAGGGGTTAGCCGGATATTTTAGCGATTTTACCTTGTTCGATGTAGACAAGAAGAATAGAGATATCAGCAGGATTCACTCCTGAGATCCGTGAAGCTTGAGCAATCGACAAAGGCCGCACATCGCTTAAATTCGCTCTAGCTTCTTTTGCAAGACCTGTAATTGCGTGATAATCAATGCCCTCTGGAATCTTCTTATTCTCCATTTTCTTCATACGATTCACTTGTTGCATCGCTTTTTCAATGTACCCTTCATACTTAATGGAGATTTCAACTTGTTCTGCAACATCTGGAGTACACGCGGTTTCTAGAGGAATGACCTTACTAATCTCGTCATATTTCATCTCCGGGCGTTTCAACAAATCTGCAGCTTTCATAGGTTCACGAAGTGGTGTTCCGCCAGCTGCTTCTATAATCGCTTGAACTGCTTCTTCAGGCTTTACAGATACTTTACGTAACCGTTCAATCTCTTCTTCAATTTGCTGCTTCTTCACAATGAACTTTTCATATCGTTCTTCTGAAATCATTCCAAGTGAATGACCAATTTCAGTTAAACGCAAGTCTGCGTTGTCATGACGCAGCAACAGACGGTATTCTGCCCGTGAAGTAAGTAAACGGTAAGGCTCGCTCGTTCCCTTCGTCACTAAATCATCGATCAGGACACCAATATATGCATCCGCCCGTCCTAGAACAACTTCTTCTTTTCCAAGAACGCGGCTTGCTGCATTGATGCCTGCCATGATGCCTTGTGCTGCAGCTTCTTCGTAACCGGATGTTCCATTCAATTGACCTGCTGTATATAAATTCTTAATCTTTTTCGTTTCAAGTGTTGGCCATAACTGGGTTGGTACAATCGCATCGTACTCAATTGCATAACCAGCACGTAACATTTGAGCTTTTTCAAGTCCTGGAACACTTTCAATCATTTTACGCTGTACGTGCTCAGGTAAACTTGTAGAAAGACCTTGTACATACATTTCACGTGTATTACGTCCCTCTGGCTCAAGGAAAATCTGATGTCTTGATTTATCAGCAAAACGGACAATTTTGTCCTCAATTGATGGACAATAACTTGGTCCTTTTCCTTTGATGACTCCTGAATACATTGGCGATAAATGAAGATTATCATTTATAAGCTGATGCGTTAACGGTGATGTATATGTTAACCAGCAAGGCAGCTGATCTGTAATGAATTCAGTTGTTTCGAAGCTGAATGCACGCGGTGTATCATCGCCAGGTTGAATTTCAGTTTTGCTATAATCCACTGTATTACTATTGACACGCGGAGGTGTACCAGTTTTAAATCGTACTGTGTCAAAGCCAAGTTCGCGGAGGCTATCCGCTAATTTGATAGAAGGCATCTGGTTATTTGGACCACTAGAGTATTTCAAGTCCCCGATGATGACTTCTCCCCGTAAAAACGTCCCTGTTGTAACAATGACTGTTTTTGCACGGTAGATGGCTCCAATTTGCGTGAGCACACCTTTTACTTCTCCATCTTCTACAATTAGTTCTTCCACGACACCCTGGTGAAGAGATAACGTCTCTTCATCTTCTAGCATGCGCTTCATCTCTTGCTGATAAAGGACTTTGTCTGCTTGCGCGCGAAGTGCACGAACTGCAGGTCCTTTTCCTGTATTTAACATTCGCATCTGAATGTGTGTTTTGTCGATTACTTTACCCATCGCTCCGCCAAGTGCATCGATTTCCCGGACAACAATTCCCTTTGCAGGTCCTCCAAGTGATGGATTACATGGCATGAAGGCAATCATATCCAAGTTCATGGTAAGTACGAGCGTACTCGCCCCCATTTTTGCTGATGCATATGCTGCTTCTACGCCTGCATGGCCGGCGCCGATTACGATAACATCGAACGTGCCTGCTTCAAATTGTGGCATGCTCGTTCATCCTTCCTATATGTGAATCACATGGCTGCAGCCACGTGTTCAATTGATTATTTCCCGAGGCAAAATTGAGAGAATAGCTGGTTAATGAGACTATCTTGAACGGTATCTCCAACAATTTCACCGAGCAGTTCCCACGTTCGTGTAATATCGATTTGAATCATATCGATTGGAACACGTGCTTCTGCTGCTTGAATAGCGTCTTCAATAGACGTTTTTGCTTGATGCAGCAATGCAATATGACGCTCGTTTGAAACATAAGTCGGATCTTCTGCTTCGATTCCACCGCCAAAGAATAAGCTCGCAATGGTTTCTTCCAGCTCATCTATGCCTTCATCTTGAAGGATAGATGCAGTAATAACGTGCTTTTGACTCGCCAATTGGTTGACGGTCTCTATATCGATTTGCTGAGGAAGGTCTGTCTTGTTAACGACAATAATTGCATCCATTGGACGAATCGTTTCAAGTAGCCGTTCGTCTTCAGGCGACAGTGCTTCAGAACCATTCAACAACAGGATCACGAGGTCTGCTTCTTTTAGGACTTGTCGAGAGCGTTCTACACCAATTCGTTCCACTAAATCTTCCGTTTCCC
Proteins encoded in this region:
- the rsmG gene encoding 16S rRNA (guanine(527)-N(7))-methyltransferase RsmG — encoded protein: MNEEQFIEALREKGISLTEKQVEQFNLYFKLLVEWNEKMNLTAITDAPSVYLKHFYDSISAAFFTDLTQELTLCDVGAGAGFPSIPLKICFPNLHVTIVDSLNKRINFLNELASELELKNVRFVHARAEDFGQNPLYREQFDIVTARAVARLSVLAELCVPALKVEGRFIAMKGAAAADEMTDAKKALETLGVVLEDKHTFSLPLEESERTVFVFSKVKKTPKKYPRKPGMPNKTPIC
- the mnmG gene encoding tRNA uridine-5-carboxymethylaminomethyl(34) synthesis enzyme MnmG; translated protein: MPQFEAGTFDVIVIGAGHAGVEAAYASAKMGASTLVLTMNLDMIAFMPCNPSLGGPAKGIVVREIDALGGAMGKVIDKTHIQMRMLNTGKGPAVRALRAQADKVLYQQEMKRMLEDEETLSLHQGVVEELIVEDGEVKGVLTQIGAIYRAKTVIVTTGTFLRGEVIIGDLKYSSGPNNQMPSIKLADSLRELGFDTVRFKTGTPPRVNSNTVDYSKTEIQPGDDTPRAFSFETTEFITDQLPCWLTYTSPLTHQLINDNLHLSPMYSGVIKGKGPSYCPSIEDKIVRFADKSRHQIFLEPEGRNTREMYVQGLSTSLPEHVQRKMIESVPGLEKAQMLRAGYAIEYDAIVPTQLWPTLETKKIKNLYTAGQLNGTSGYEEAAAQGIMAGINAASRVLGKEEVVLGRADAYIGVLIDDLVTKGTSEPYRLLTSRAEYRLLLRHDNADLRLTEIGHSLGMISEERYEKFIVKKQQIEEEIERLRKVSVKPEEAVQAIIEAAGGTPLREPMKAADLLKRPEMKYDEISKVIPLETACTPDVAEQVEISIKYEGYIEKAMQQVNRMKKMENKKIPEGIDYHAITGLAKEARANLSDVRPLSIAQASRISGVNPADISILLVYIEQGKIAKISG